The following is a genomic window from Spirosoma agri.
ATCCCGAACGTCAGGTTACGGAACAGCATACGATCACCGTATGATTTTGTTAAGTTTTCGGCTGAAAGGTAATTCATTACTTAGTCTTAGATCAATCAGATGAGATAAAGACGTATCTCTTTTTGTCGGTATTTCTTAATTCGACTGGCAAGTCTGTTCAACTGGCCGCTCATCTATAGCTACAAATGTACAAGAAAGAAAATCGTTCGTACTTTTACACTCAACGAGAATCCTTTCCCTTCTAACAAACAATGCATCTGAAACATCTCAGTGTAGTCGTTGCGATTGCAATTGGTGCGGTTGGTCGAACAAATGCGCAAACAACTACTGATTTCAAATCGTACACGCAGGTCGTTCCGGGCAGCAATCAAACGTACGCGATGGTTGCCATTCCGGGCGGTAAATTTATGATGGGCAGTCTGCCCGATGAGAAAGGCCATAAGCCCGACGAAGGTCCCAAGCACAGCGTTGCCATTGACCCTTTCTATATGGGCAAATACGAGGTCACATGGGATCTGTATGATCTGTTCGCTTTCACCAATATGGAGAAAGAAATGGCGGCTAAATACACGGACAAAGACGCAAATCTGACAAAAACCGACGCGACCACGCGGCCAAGTCCGCCCTACGTCGATATGTCGTTCGGGATGGGCCGGGCAGGTTATCCGGCCATCAACATGACACAATATGCGGCCATAAAATTCTGCGCCTGGCTATACGCTAAAACAGGCATCTTTTATCGGCTACCCACCGAAGCGGAATGGGAGTATGCCTGCCGGGGAAACGACAAGAATGCCACGATGGCTTACTCATTCGGAAATGATGTGGCCAAGCTGGGCGAGTATGCCGTTTTTGCCAGTAACAGCGGGGGAGCGTACAAAAAAGTCGGCACCAAAAAGCCAAATTCATTCGGGCTGTACGACATGCACGGCAACGTGATGGAATGGACGCAGGACCAGTACATCGAGGATTACTACGCGTCGGTAGCGAAAGGAACTGTCAAAGAACCGTATGCACCAACGACTACCCTGTATCCGAATGCGGTTCGCGGTGGTTCCTGGGACGATGAGCCAGCTGTACTGCGCTCGGCGGCCCGAACCCCTTCGGCTCCGGCCTGGAAAGTACTCGATCCGCAGAGCCCGAAATCGGACTGGTGGCTGACATCGGCTTCATTCGTTGGTTTTCGAATCGTTCGCCCGGCCAAAGTACCCAGCGATGATGAGATCAATGCTTATTACGGAATCAAACCGATCAAAGACTATTGAGTGACTGGTAAATGAGTGAGTGAGCGAAAGCCGCCATTTGCCTATCCACTCAATCATAAATCACTCGTTCACTCAATGGAAATTTTCCTCCTTCTTGGTGCTAATCTGGGCGACCGTGTAGCCACGCTAAACCGGGCCGTTGCATTAATCGCCGAACGAGTTGGTCGGATTGAGCAAAAATCGAGTCTATACGAAACGGCTCCCTGGGGCGTTGTGGATCAACCGACCTATCTGAATCAGGTGTTGGCGGTTGCTACTGATCATGCACCACAACGGGTATTGGATGTAGCGCAGGTAATCGAGCAGGAACTAGGCCGGGTTCGGCTCGAGAAATGGGGTTCGCGGGTTATTGATATCGACATACTATATTACGGACATCAGATTCTGCAAACCGAAACATTGACCGTCCCACACCCATATCTGCATCTGCGCCGGTTCACGCTTGTGCCACTGGCTGAGATTTCCCCTGCTTATGTTCATCCGGTTTTGCGGGAAACGACTCTGAAACTGTTGGAAAAGTGTCCGGATACGAGTGAGGTCACCATTTTTAATAGCTGAAAAATAGTACCGCTACATTGAAAAGATAGTACCTTTGTGGCCAGTTTGTTATAAATTTCTCAAAATAAACACCGATTATGTCTGCCACGCTTGACACCGTGAGTTTGTTAGCCGACCGCATCAACGCGCTGGAAGAGTCGTCCACGCTGGCGATGACCAAAAAAGCTCGTGAATTAGCCGCTTTGGGCCACAAAGTAATCAGCCTGAGCGTTGGTGAACCGGACTTCAAAACACCCCAACACATTTGCGACGCTGCCAAAAAGGCCATCGACGATGGTTTTCATGGCTACTCGCCCGTTGCTGGTTATCCTGATCTCCGCAAAGCCATTGCTGATAAATTCAAACGGGACAATAATATCGACTGGAAACCCGAAAATATCGTTGTCTCAACCGGTGCAAAACACTCGCTGGCCAACGTCATTCAGGTGTTGATCAATCCGGGTGATGAAGTGGTCATTTTCTCGCCGTACTGGGTTAGCTACTCAGAAATGGTGAAACTGGCTGAAGGCAAAGCTGTCGTCGTTGACGGTTCGTTCGACAACAATTTCAAAGTGACGCCCGAGCAGTTTGAAGCCGCCATTACGGATCGGACCAAGATCGTTATGTATGCATCGCCCAACAACCCGACGGGATCGATTTATTCGGAAGCTGAACTGCGCGCCATTGCCGATGTGGTGGCCCGCAACGAAAACGTTTACGTGCTGGCGGATGAAATTTACGAGTACATCAATTTCACCCCCGAAGGCCATTTCAGTATCGGTTCAATTCCCGAAATTGCCGATCGTGTTATTACGGTCAATGGCGTTGCCAAAGGCTTTGCGATGACCGGCTGGCGCATTGGCTATATCGGAGCGGCTAAATGGATTGCGGATGGCGTTGAGAAACTACAGGGACAAGTTACATCGGGTACGAACTCGATCGCTCAAAAAGCGACCGTGGCTGCTCTGAATGGTCCTCTAGATTCATCGTTTGAGATGACGAAAGCGTATCACCGTCGGCGTGACCTGGTCGTGAAGCTGTTGAAAGAAGTACCCGGCTTCCGCACAAACGTGCCTGAAGGCGCTTTTTATGCTTTCCCTGACATTAGTTATTATTACGGTAAATCAGATGGAACGACAACCATCAATAACTCCGATGATTTCGCCGGCTGGCTGTTGAATACAGCGTATGTGGCAACTGTTGCCGGTTCGGGTTTTGGTGCGCCTGACTGCCTGCGTATATCAACCGCTGCGGCTGACGAGTCGCTCGTTGAAGCTGTACAGCGCATCAAAGACGCTGTTGCCACGTTGAAATAGGACAGGCGTAGCTGTAGTTAGATCGATATATATTGTCGTACGCGAGGACGTAGCAATACTGAATTGTAGCAATTGGGTAGTTTTACCTACGTTAGCGATAGTCAAGCCAGATCCTCTTAGCACATCATAATAAAAAATAAATTGAGTAGCGCGGGAGATTATTCCGCGCTATTTTTTTTTTAAATAGTA
Proteins encoded in this region:
- a CDS encoding formylglycine-generating enzyme family protein; translation: MHLKHLSVVVAIAIGAVGRTNAQTTTDFKSYTQVVPGSNQTYAMVAIPGGKFMMGSLPDEKGHKPDEGPKHSVAIDPFYMGKYEVTWDLYDLFAFTNMEKEMAAKYTDKDANLTKTDATTRPSPPYVDMSFGMGRAGYPAINMTQYAAIKFCAWLYAKTGIFYRLPTEAEWEYACRGNDKNATMAYSFGNDVAKLGEYAVFASNSGGAYKKVGTKKPNSFGLYDMHGNVMEWTQDQYIEDYYASVAKGTVKEPYAPTTTLYPNAVRGGSWDDEPAVLRSAARTPSAPAWKVLDPQSPKSDWWLTSASFVGFRIVRPAKVPSDDEINAYYGIKPIKDY
- the folK gene encoding 2-amino-4-hydroxy-6-hydroxymethyldihydropteridine diphosphokinase codes for the protein MEIFLLLGANLGDRVATLNRAVALIAERVGRIEQKSSLYETAPWGVVDQPTYLNQVLAVATDHAPQRVLDVAQVIEQELGRVRLEKWGSRVIDIDILYYGHQILQTETLTVPHPYLHLRRFTLVPLAEISPAYVHPVLRETTLKLLEKCPDTSEVTIFNS
- a CDS encoding pyridoxal phosphate-dependent aminotransferase, whose translation is MSATLDTVSLLADRINALEESSTLAMTKKARELAALGHKVISLSVGEPDFKTPQHICDAAKKAIDDGFHGYSPVAGYPDLRKAIADKFKRDNNIDWKPENIVVSTGAKHSLANVIQVLINPGDEVVIFSPYWVSYSEMVKLAEGKAVVVDGSFDNNFKVTPEQFEAAITDRTKIVMYASPNNPTGSIYSEAELRAIADVVARNENVYVLADEIYEYINFTPEGHFSIGSIPEIADRVITVNGVAKGFAMTGWRIGYIGAAKWIADGVEKLQGQVTSGTNSIAQKATVAALNGPLDSSFEMTKAYHRRRDLVVKLLKEVPGFRTNVPEGAFYAFPDISYYYGKSDGTTTINNSDDFAGWLLNTAYVATVAGSGFGAPDCLRISTAAADESLVEAVQRIKDAVATLK